In Haliaeetus albicilla chromosome 2, bHalAlb1.1, whole genome shotgun sequence, a single genomic region encodes these proteins:
- the SEC22C gene encoding vesicle-trafficking protein SEC22c, producing MSMIFFACVVRVRDGLPLSASTDFHFNQDFLECRKRLKALSSILAQYPSRGTAKGRDLSIHFLSSGDIACMAICSSNYSTIMAFCFLEELQWEFAASYDTTSISLASRPYAFLEFDNVIQKVKCHFNCASGSQMKANWEKIEEELKFRPPVQLKLEDTELMNGITNGGHAGVHVEVVPTYRMQRVTPLGILSLVLNIMCGALNLIRGVHLAEYSFQEDHEGIGNVIAFFLPFLACVFQCYLYLFYSSARKVKTFVLFFSVCLCNIYLYGLRNLWQIAFHIGVASLSSYQILTRQLMEKQPDCGV from the exons ATGTCCATGATCTTCTTTGCCTGTGTGGTGCGGGTGAGGGATGGACTTCCCCTCTCAGCCTCCACAGATTTTCATTTCAACCAGGACTTTCTGGAGTGCAGAAAGAGATTAAAGGCTTTGTCCTCAATTCTGGCGCAGTATCCAAGTCGAGGCACGGCAAAAGGACGTGACCTTAGCATACA tttcctttcttctgGGGATATTGCCTGCATGGCAATCTGTTCCAGCAATTACTCAACCATCATGGCGTTTTGCTTCTTGGAAGAGCTTCAGTGGGAATTTGCTGCTTCCTACGATACAACAAGCATCAGTTTAGCTTCCAGACCATATGCTTTTCTTGAATTTG ATAATGTTATTCAGAAAGTGAAATGCCATTTTAACTGTGCAAGTGGCTCTCAAATGAAGGCCAACTGGGAGAAGATTGAGGAGGAGCTGAAGTTCCGGCCCCCGGTTCAGCTGAAACTGGAGGATACAGAGCTGATGAATGGGATAACAAATGGTGGGCATGCAGGTGTTCATGTGGAGGTTG tcCCTACTTACAGAATGCAGCGTGTGACTCCCCTGGGGATTCTATCCCTTGTTCTGAACATCATGTGTGGAGCTTTGAATCTCATTCGAGGAGTTCATCTAGCAGAGTATTCATTTCAG GAGGACCATGAAGGAATTGGAAATGTGATAGctttttttctaccttttctaGCCTGTGTTTTTCAG TGTTACTTGTACCTCTTCTACAGCTCAGCAAGGAAGGTGAAGACGTTTGTACTCTTTTTCTCCGTTTGTTTATGCAACATTTACTTGTACGGATTACGGAACCTCTGGCAAATAGCCTTTCACATAGGAGTGGCATCTCTTTCTTCTTATCAGATACTGACAAGGCAACTTATGGAGAAACAGCCTGACTGTGGAGTATGA